A region from the Alphaproteobacteria bacterium genome encodes:
- a CDS encoding amidohydrolase family protein — protein sequence MTDNYIIDVHHHILPPDYIKVVGDARIGPLLVSGRTPEWNVNLSIEAMDRNGIATAITSISAPGLWFGDREETRILARHCNDYAAAIRRDRPGRFGMFACLPLPDVEASLKEIDYALDVLDAEGIGLLTSYGDRYPGDPAFQPIFDELDRRKAIVFFHPTAAQCSQCLEQIPAATLEFPFDTTRAITSLLYGGTFARCRNISFIFSHAGGAVPFLAERIARLAVKREFGRHVPDGVVPELQRLYYDTALSANRYAFRSLLELVPPAQVLFGSDYPFAPEATMTATIRELGNLGLRPEDRRAIERENALRLLPRMKSA from the coding sequence GTGACGGATAATTACATTATCGACGTGCATCACCACATCCTGCCACCGGATTACATAAAGGTTGTCGGCGACGCGCGCATTGGCCCGCTCCTCGTGTCGGGACGTACGCCGGAATGGAATGTGAATCTCTCGATCGAAGCGATGGATCGGAACGGCATTGCCACGGCGATTACATCGATTTCAGCACCTGGACTATGGTTCGGCGACCGTGAGGAGACTCGTATTTTGGCGCGGCATTGCAACGATTACGCTGCCGCGATCCGCCGCGACCGCCCGGGCCGTTTCGGCATGTTCGCATGCCTGCCGCTTCCCGATGTGGAGGCGAGTCTCAAGGAAATCGATTACGCGCTCGACGTCCTGGATGCTGAAGGGATCGGCCTCTTGACGAGCTATGGCGATCGGTACCCCGGCGATCCCGCCTTTCAGCCGATCTTCGATGAGCTCGACCGCAGGAAAGCCATCGTCTTTTTCCATCCGACCGCCGCTCAATGCAGTCAGTGCCTAGAACAGATCCCCGCCGCCACGCTCGAATTCCCGTTCGATACGACGCGGGCGATCACGAGCCTGCTCTATGGCGGCACTTTCGCGCGCTGCCGGAACATCAGCTTCATCTTTTCCCATGCGGGCGGAGCTGTGCCGTTCCTTGCCGAGCGAATCGCCCGCCTCGCCGTCAAGCGGGAATTCGGCAGGCACGTGCCGGACGGTGTTGTTCCCGAACTTCAGCGCCTCTACTACGATACCGCCCTCTCGGCGAACCGCTACGCGTTCCGCTCGCTCCTCGAACTGGTGCCACCCGCTCAAGTCCTTTTCGGCAGCGATTATCCGTTTGCGCCGGAAGCCACGATGACGGCGACGATCCGCGAGCTCGGCAATCTCGGCCTGCGTCCCGAGGACCGGCGTGCCA